One genomic window of Acuticoccus sediminis includes the following:
- the ccoP gene encoding cytochrome-c oxidase, cbb3-type subunit III has translation MKPNGKPVDEVTGTETTGHSWDGISELNNPLPRWWLYLFYATIVFAVVYWVLFPSWPLLTRGTTGVLGWSSRGMLIDEMATVAAARADFDNKIADLSFADINNDPALADYAIRSGASAFKIVCTQCHGSAAQGSQEYGYPNLSDDDWLWGGTLEDIFFTVSHGIRNEEDPDARFSEMPAYGALDMLSRDEIRDVANTVRSLSGLDHDQAAAERGRETFETQCAACHGTDGEGSIDVGAPALNDAIWLYGSDLDQIVAQINNPRMGQMPPWSERFDEATRKKLTLYVHSLGGGQ, from the coding sequence ATGAAGCCGAACGGCAAACCGGTCGACGAGGTGACCGGCACGGAGACGACCGGCCACAGCTGGGACGGCATCTCCGAGCTCAACAATCCGCTGCCGCGCTGGTGGCTGTACCTCTTCTACGCGACCATCGTCTTCGCGGTGGTCTACTGGGTGCTCTTCCCGTCGTGGCCGCTCCTGACCCGCGGCACCACCGGCGTGCTCGGCTGGTCGAGCCGCGGCATGCTGATCGACGAGATGGCGACGGTGGCGGCCGCCCGGGCCGACTTCGACAACAAGATCGCCGACCTTTCGTTCGCCGACATCAACAACGACCCGGCTCTGGCGGACTACGCGATCCGCTCCGGCGCCTCGGCGTTCAAGATCGTCTGCACCCAGTGCCACGGCTCGGCCGCGCAGGGCAGCCAGGAGTACGGCTACCCCAACCTTTCGGACGACGACTGGCTCTGGGGCGGCACGCTCGAGGACATCTTCTTCACGGTCAGCCACGGCATCCGCAACGAAGAGGACCCGGACGCCCGCTTCTCCGAGATGCCGGCCTACGGTGCGCTCGACATGCTGAGCCGCGACGAGATCCGCGACGTCGCCAACACGGTGCGCTCGCTCTCCGGTCTCGACCACGACCAGGCGGCGGCCGAGCGCGGCCGGGAGACGTTCGAGACCCAGTGCGCCGCCTGCCACGGCACGGACGGCGAGGGCAGCATCGACGTCGGCGCCCCTGCGCTCAACGACGCGATCTGGCTCTACGGGTCGGACCTCGACCAGATCGTCGCGCAGATCAACAATCCGCGCATGGGCCAGATGCCGCCGTGGTCGGAACGCTTCGACGAGGCGACGCGCAAGAAGCTGACGCTCTACGTCCACTCGCTGGGCGGCGGCCAGTAG
- a CDS encoding heavy metal translocating P-type ATPase, with protein sequence MSCCADPRAGFSNQWGTLPDSIRAAITPEGTGGRLVLHVPDIHCAACISTIEGALAPCGGNARVNLTRKTVTLGWDAPTFDPSVPVGVLRNLGYTPQPLATTTEVRDRRGAELMRCVAVSGFAAMNVMLLSVSVWSGADGSTQQLFHWFSALIALPALAYAARPFFRSAFGALRHGRLNMDVPITLAIVLAAAHSLATTISGEGETYFDAAITLTFFLLIGRLLDHLTRERARLSVTRLAAMRPPFAHVVTASGVAPVAVEEIRPGSVIEVAAGERVPLDGRLLLGEAAFDTSLATGESHPETVAAGGEIMAGALAVTGPHRLTVLRPSADSYVSRLAALQAAAENVRSRHARIADRAAVVYAPTVHILALATFVGWLAAGAGPGAALTTAIAVLVITCPCALGLAVPAVHVAACERLFRQGLAIKDGAALERLERIDEVVFDKTGTLTVPSLAEPSAIAPRDLAAATALARHSTHPVSRAIVEAAEAQDLPRVIATDVTELRGRGMEGRIDGRRVFLGQGAPAWAEAAGEGLVFVREGEAPLAIAVEERLRPGAETLVGDLKGRGLPVTILSGDRPEAVARVAGELGVADWRAQLTPSDKVDHLAARQRAGANPLMVGDGLNDGPALAAATASIAPAGASDLSQTAADLVMTGTSLSGVWTALATARGAHRIVLQNLGVALAYNCIAVPIAVLGYASPLVAAIAMSSSSIVVTLNALRLVRGPSEGRE encoded by the coding sequence GTGAGCTGCTGCGCGGACCCTCGCGCCGGCTTCTCCAACCAGTGGGGCACGCTGCCCGACTCGATCCGGGCCGCCATCACGCCGGAGGGGACCGGGGGACGGCTCGTCCTCCATGTGCCGGACATTCATTGCGCGGCCTGCATCTCCACCATCGAGGGCGCGCTCGCCCCGTGCGGCGGCAACGCGCGTGTGAACCTCACGCGCAAGACCGTCACGCTGGGGTGGGACGCACCGACCTTCGACCCGTCGGTGCCGGTCGGGGTCCTGCGCAACCTCGGCTACACGCCGCAGCCGCTCGCCACCACGACCGAGGTTCGTGACCGGCGCGGCGCGGAGCTGATGCGCTGCGTCGCCGTCTCCGGCTTCGCGGCGATGAACGTGATGCTGCTCTCGGTCTCCGTCTGGTCCGGCGCCGACGGGTCGACGCAGCAGCTCTTCCACTGGTTCTCGGCGCTGATCGCGCTGCCGGCGCTGGCCTACGCCGCGCGGCCCTTCTTCCGCTCCGCCTTCGGGGCGCTGCGCCACGGCCGCCTCAACATGGACGTGCCGATCACGCTCGCGATCGTGCTCGCCGCAGCGCATTCCCTCGCGACGACGATTTCCGGCGAGGGCGAGACCTACTTCGACGCGGCGATCACGCTGACCTTCTTCCTGCTGATCGGCCGCCTGCTCGACCACCTGACGCGGGAACGCGCGCGGCTTTCGGTGACGCGCCTCGCCGCGATGCGCCCGCCCTTCGCGCATGTCGTCACGGCCTCCGGCGTCGCGCCCGTCGCGGTGGAGGAGATCCGGCCCGGCAGCGTCATCGAGGTGGCGGCGGGCGAGCGCGTGCCGCTCGACGGGCGCCTCCTGCTGGGCGAGGCGGCGTTCGACACATCGCTCGCCACAGGGGAGTCGCATCCGGAGACGGTCGCCGCCGGCGGGGAGATCATGGCCGGCGCGCTGGCCGTCACCGGGCCGCACCGGCTCACGGTGCTGCGTCCCTCGGCGGACTCGTACGTCTCCCGCCTCGCGGCGCTCCAGGCGGCGGCGGAGAACGTGCGCTCGCGCCATGCCCGGATCGCCGACCGTGCCGCGGTGGTCTACGCGCCGACCGTGCACATCCTGGCGCTGGCGACCTTCGTCGGCTGGCTCGCGGCCGGTGCCGGTCCGGGCGCCGCGCTCACCACCGCGATCGCCGTCCTCGTCATCACGTGTCCCTGCGCGCTGGGGCTCGCGGTGCCGGCGGTCCACGTGGCGGCGTGCGAGCGGCTCTTCCGCCAGGGCCTCGCCATCAAGGACGGTGCGGCGCTGGAGCGGCTGGAGCGCATCGACGAGGTGGTCTTCGACAAGACCGGCACGCTCACCGTCCCTTCGCTCGCCGAACCGTCCGCCATCGCCCCGCGGGACCTCGCCGCGGCGACGGCCCTCGCGCGCCACTCCACGCACCCCGTCTCGCGCGCCATCGTCGAGGCGGCGGAGGCACAGGACCTGCCGCGCGTCATCGCCACGGACGTGACCGAGCTGCGGGGCCGCGGCATGGAGGGACGCATCGACGGCCGCCGGGTCTTCCTCGGCCAGGGCGCCCCGGCATGGGCCGAGGCCGCCGGCGAGGGGCTCGTCTTCGTGCGCGAGGGCGAGGCGCCGCTCGCCATCGCCGTCGAGGAGCGGCTGCGCCCCGGTGCCGAGACCCTGGTGGGCGACCTCAAGGGCCGGGGCCTTCCGGTCACGATCCTCTCCGGCGACCGGCCCGAGGCCGTGGCGCGCGTCGCCGGCGAGCTGGGCGTCGCCGACTGGCGCGCGCAGCTCACCCCGTCGGACAAGGTCGACCATCTCGCCGCCCGCCAGCGTGCCGGCGCGAACCCGCTGATGGTCGGTGACGGCCTCAACGACGGTCCGGCACTCGCCGCGGCGACGGCCTCGATCGCGCCCGCCGGAGCCTCGGACCTCTCCCAGACGGCGGCGGACCTCGTCATGACCGGCACCTCGCTGTCGGGCGTCTGGACCGCGCTCGCCACGGCCCGTGGAGCGCACCGGATCGTCCTGCAGAACCTCGGCGTCGCGCTCGCCTACAACTGCATCGCTGTGCCGATCGCGGTTTTGGGGTATGCCTCGCCCCTGGTGGCGGCGATCGCGATGTCCTCGTCGTCGATCGTGGTGACCCTCAACGCGCTGCGTCTCGTGCGCGGCCCGAGCGAAGGGAGGGAATAA
- a CDS encoding OpgC family protein codes for MSTHQRARRPRDLRLDFFRGLAMFIIFIAHVPHNPWKAWIPAAFGPSDATELFVFCSGMASAMAFGSLFRDRSFFLGTARTAYRVWQVYWAHVCLFAVMVTMIAIFDQMHGDDFYSTRLYTRPIFDDTARHLIGFMTLQYVPNYFDILPMYMVILMMMPVVMALSRISRWAVFAFIGGVWFLTQFDILQLGAEVREGNDREWFFNPFGWQIIFFLGFSFVMGWIKPPPRSWWLVLAAAVIVGLGVLTASRYGWGNFDWVIPFRRANRWLFWKTDLGIFRIVHFLAVCYLAWFVVGEGGKRLAMSGIPGRIVDVIRKVGQQSLAVFVSGMVLSQFMGAALDQTAERGPVALAWANLTGCAILIGIAYLVGWYKSEPWRREVVVPAKRVAEPRAEPRSEARGGEATSAEVRTLEPRTKGRAAV; via the coding sequence GTGAGCACGCACCAACGGGCGCGCCGCCCACGCGATCTTCGGCTCGACTTCTTCCGGGGTCTGGCGATGTTCATCATCTTCATCGCCCACGTGCCCCACAATCCATGGAAGGCCTGGATACCGGCGGCGTTCGGCCCGTCCGATGCGACGGAACTCTTCGTGTTCTGCTCCGGCATGGCCTCGGCCATGGCGTTCGGCTCGCTGTTCCGCGACCGCTCCTTTTTCCTGGGAACGGCGCGCACGGCCTACCGGGTGTGGCAGGTCTACTGGGCGCATGTGTGCCTCTTTGCCGTGATGGTGACCATGATCGCCATCTTCGATCAGATGCACGGCGACGACTTCTACTCGACGCGCCTCTACACGCGCCCGATCTTCGACGACACGGCGCGCCACCTCATCGGGTTCATGACCCTGCAGTACGTGCCGAACTATTTCGACATCCTGCCGATGTACATGGTCATCCTGATGATGATGCCGGTCGTCATGGCGCTCAGCCGGATCAGCCGGTGGGCGGTGTTCGCCTTCATCGGCGGCGTCTGGTTCCTGACCCAGTTCGACATCCTGCAGCTCGGCGCGGAGGTGCGCGAGGGCAACGACCGCGAGTGGTTCTTCAACCCCTTCGGCTGGCAGATCATCTTCTTCCTGGGGTTCAGCTTCGTCATGGGCTGGATCAAGCCGCCGCCGCGCTCCTGGTGGCTCGTGCTGGCGGCGGCGGTGATCGTCGGGCTCGGCGTGCTCACCGCGTCGCGTTACGGCTGGGGCAACTTCGACTGGGTGATCCCGTTCCGGCGCGCCAACCGCTGGCTCTTCTGGAAGACGGACCTCGGCATCTTCCGCATCGTCCACTTCCTGGCGGTCTGCTACCTCGCGTGGTTCGTCGTCGGTGAGGGGGGCAAGCGGCTCGCGATGTCGGGCATCCCCGGCCGGATCGTCGACGTGATCCGCAAGGTGGGGCAGCAGTCGCTGGCGGTGTTCGTGTCCGGGATGGTGCTGTCCCAGTTCATGGGCGCGGCGCTGGACCAGACGGCGGAGCGGGGGCCGGTGGCGCTCGCCTGGGCCAACCTGACGGGCTGCGCGATCCTCATCGGCATCGCCTACCTGGTGGGCTGGTACAAGTCCGAGCCGTGGCGGCGCGAGGTGGTTGTGCCGGCCAAGCGCGTCGCCGAGCCGAGGGCCGAGCCGCGGTCCGAGGCCCGCGGCGGCGAGGCCACGTCCGCCGAGGTCCGCACGCTGGAGCCGCGGACGAAGGGGCGTGCCGCCGTCTGA
- the ccoG gene encoding cytochrome c oxidase accessory protein CcoG produces MSVTLVGNRTPSGTAPERANGISPSVADPVPGAPVNPSGVRQYPDQAVNKGRKPKLYKGREPIYPRRVHGRFRTLKWIIMAVTLTIYYVAPWVRFDRGPYAPDQAILVDLANRRFFFFWVEIWPQEFFYVAGLLIMAGIGLFLVTSAVGRAWCGYACPQTVWTDLFIWIERLVIGDRNARIKLDNSPFSARKARLKITVHTIWLLIAVATGGAWIFYFADAPTLAKQFIRGEAPATAYITVAILTFTTYTLGGLMREQVCTYMCPWPRIQAAMMDEHSLTVTYNDWRGEPRSRHAKRMEREGKVVGDCIDCNACVAVCPTGIDIRDGQQLPCITCALCIDACDEVMEKVGKPRGLISYTTLSDYAANAARAATEGVEAAKAGQVLPGWREVMRPRVFLYFGLWSAIGIGMVIAVLARDRLDLSVAHDRNPRFVQLSDGEVRNGYTVKIMNMEPEPREFDFGIEGLPGGLMWSPNIVDEPARRFAVPVGPDQVREFRVFVKADPKDLDSETTPFNFRTYEIGGRENSEFDAVFDAPPRR; encoded by the coding sequence ATGTCTGTTACTCTGGTCGGAAACCGCACCCCCTCGGGCACCGCGCCGGAGCGTGCGAACGGCATTTCACCGTCGGTGGCCGACCCGGTGCCCGGCGCGCCGGTCAACCCGTCCGGCGTCCGCCAGTATCCCGACCAGGCCGTCAACAAGGGCAGGAAGCCGAAGCTCTACAAGGGCCGCGAACCGATCTATCCTCGCCGCGTCCACGGCCGGTTCCGGACGCTGAAGTGGATCATCATGGCGGTGACCCTGACGATCTACTACGTGGCCCCCTGGGTGCGCTTCGACCGCGGTCCCTATGCCCCGGACCAGGCGATCCTCGTCGACCTCGCGAACCGCCGCTTCTTCTTCTTCTGGGTCGAGATCTGGCCGCAGGAGTTCTTCTACGTCGCCGGCCTGCTCATCATGGCGGGCATCGGGCTGTTCCTGGTCACGTCCGCCGTCGGGCGCGCGTGGTGCGGCTACGCCTGCCCGCAGACGGTGTGGACCGACCTCTTCATCTGGATCGAGCGGCTGGTGATCGGCGACCGCAACGCGCGCATCAAGCTCGACAACTCGCCCTTCTCGGCCCGGAAGGCGCGCCTCAAGATCACCGTGCACACCATCTGGCTGCTGATCGCGGTGGCGACGGGGGGCGCCTGGATCTTCTATTTCGCCGACGCGCCGACGCTGGCCAAACAGTTCATCCGCGGTGAGGCGCCGGCAACGGCCTACATCACCGTCGCGATCCTCACCTTCACGACCTACACGCTCGGCGGCCTGATGCGCGAGCAGGTGTGCACCTACATGTGCCCGTGGCCGCGCATCCAGGCGGCGATGATGGACGAGCACTCCCTCACCGTCACCTACAACGACTGGCGCGGCGAGCCCCGCTCGCGGCATGCCAAGCGGATGGAGCGCGAGGGCAAGGTCGTGGGCGACTGCATCGACTGCAACGCCTGCGTGGCCGTCTGCCCGACCGGGATCGACATCCGCGACGGCCAGCAGCTCCCCTGCATCACCTGCGCCCTGTGCATCGACGCCTGCGACGAGGTGATGGAGAAGGTCGGCAAGCCCCGCGGCCTCATCTCCTACACGACGCTGTCCGACTACGCCGCGAACGCCGCGCGCGCCGCGACCGAGGGCGTCGAGGCGGCCAAGGCCGGCCAGGTCCTGCCCGGCTGGCGGGAGGTCATGCGTCCCCGTGTCTTCCTGTACTTCGGCTTGTGGAGCGCCATCGGCATCGGCATGGTGATCGCGGTTCTGGCGCGCGACCGGCTCGACCTCTCGGTGGCGCACGACCGCAACCCGCGCTTCGTCCAGCTGTCGGACGGCGAGGTGCGCAACGGGTACACGGTGAAGATCATGAACATGGAGCCCGAGCCGCGGGAGTTCGATTTCGGCATCGAAGGCCTGCCCGGCGGCCTGATGTGGAGCCCCAACATCGTCGACGAGCCGGCACGCCGCTTCGCCGTGCCGGTCGGGCCGGACCAGGTGCGCGAGTTCCGCGTCTTCGTGAAGGCCGACCCGAAGGACCTCGACAGCGAGACGACCCCCTTCAACTTCCGCACCTATGAGATCGGCGGGCGCGAGAACTCCGAGTTCGACGCCGTGTTCGATGCGCCGCCCAGGCGATAG
- a CDS encoding cbb3-type cytochrome c oxidase subunit 3, with translation MSYDAFRHFADTWGLALLVIVFLLMLVFIFRRGSTEKYKRAARIPMEAPESPADSDQKINTIKAEGAGAPRASSEREDRT, from the coding sequence ATGAGCTACGACGCCTTCCGCCATTTCGCGGACACCTGGGGACTGGCGCTCCTCGTCATCGTCTTTCTGCTGATGCTCGTCTTCATCTTCCGCCGCGGCTCGACCGAGAAATACAAGCGCGCCGCGCGCATCCCGATGGAGGCGCCCGAGAGCCCGGCCGACAGCGACCAGAAGATCAATACCATCAAGGCTGAGGGGGCCGGCGCGCCCCGCGCCTCATCCGAGCGTGAGGACAGGACATGA
- a CDS encoding pyridoxamine 5'-phosphate oxidase family protein translates to MVESDFARFDGVIGSETELAELIGTPPPKVVDKVIDRLDDICRAFIARSPFCIIATATPGTHIDVSPRGDPAGFVTVLDDRHVAIPDRPGNRRVDTFRNILADPHVGLIFLVPGKGETLRLRGEGRIVRDEALRRSMAVDGKVPALALVVRVDEAFVHCPKAFIRSGLWDTNTWPQTDTLPDIGRAMIRHAGLDQSPDDLFAEATAEGLTTLY, encoded by the coding sequence ATGGTTGAAAGCGACTTTGCCAGGTTCGACGGGGTGATCGGCAGCGAAACCGAGCTGGCCGAGCTCATCGGCACGCCACCGCCCAAGGTGGTGGACAAGGTGATCGACCGGCTCGACGACATCTGCCGCGCCTTCATCGCCCGCTCACCGTTCTGTATCATCGCCACCGCGACGCCCGGAACGCACATCGACGTCTCGCCGCGCGGCGACCCCGCAGGCTTCGTCACGGTGCTGGACGACCGGCACGTCGCCATCCCGGACCGGCCGGGTAACCGGAGGGTGGACACCTTCCGCAACATCCTCGCCGATCCGCACGTCGGCCTCATCTTCCTCGTGCCGGGCAAGGGCGAGACGCTACGTCTGCGGGGGGAGGGCCGCATCGTGCGCGACGAGGCGCTGCGCCGGTCGATGGCGGTCGACGGCAAGGTCCCGGCGCTGGCGCTGGTGGTGCGCGTCGACGAGGCGTTCGTGCACTGCCCCAAGGCGTTCATCCGCAGCGGCCTCTGGGACACGAACACCTGGCCGCAAACGGACACGCTGCCCGACATCGGCCGTGCGATGATCCGCCACGCCGGGCTCGACCAGTCGCCGGACGACCTGTTCGCCGAGGCGACGGCGGAAGGCCTGACGACACTCTACTGA
- the ccoS gene encoding cbb3-type cytochrome oxidase assembly protein CcoS, with amino-acid sequence MSVLVFLIPIALLLGGLGLVAFIWSVRSDQYSDMEGAARRILNDPD; translated from the coding sequence ATGTCGGTCCTCGTCTTCCTCATCCCGATTGCCCTGCTCCTGGGCGGTCTCGGTCTTGTCGCGTTCATCTGGTCCGTCCGCTCGGACCAGTATTCGGACATGGAGGGTGCCGCGCGCCGGATCCTCAACGACCCCGACTAG
- a CDS encoding tetratricopeptide repeat protein gives MLQHAASLPRTLGRALDEAPEAPALLAAKGIIMMLAGRRETVCEARAAERAAVRALERSRDPHDAAYVRALSLWLEGRPSEAADVFDALLERWPGDALALKFGQAIRFIYGDVGGMRASADAAIDAFADDHPHAGYVHGCRAFALEESFGYDAALEAGYRALALCDDDAWGLHAVAHVYEMTGAPEEGRALIAANRRAYEGCSTFRHHVDWHAALFELELGNTDAAMALYDGAVRFDRTDDYRDIANAVSLLARLAAEGVDVGERWEELADIAERRADDACITFADLHYLMALLAGGREEAAGRMLARLAGPSDGTEPGDIAAAAGGPASSGLAAFYRGRYRAALDSLLAAGEVMQRVGGSHAQRDVFARITIDAAVRAGRPDVARRLIAERASMRGRDRFARSRLSKCLRSVA, from the coding sequence GTGCTCCAGCATGCCGCAAGTCTTCCCCGGACGCTCGGTCGCGCGCTCGACGAGGCGCCGGAGGCCCCGGCGCTCCTCGCCGCCAAGGGCATCATCATGATGCTCGCCGGACGCCGCGAGACCGTGTGCGAGGCGCGGGCCGCCGAGCGGGCCGCGGTGCGCGCGCTCGAGCGCTCCCGCGACCCTCACGACGCGGCCTACGTGCGTGCCCTCTCGCTCTGGCTGGAGGGACGCCCGTCCGAGGCGGCGGACGTGTTCGACGCCCTGCTGGAGCGCTGGCCCGGCGACGCGCTGGCGCTGAAGTTCGGCCAGGCCATCCGCTTCATCTACGGCGACGTCGGCGGCATGCGCGCCTCGGCGGACGCCGCCATCGACGCCTTCGCGGACGATCACCCCCACGCGGGCTACGTCCACGGGTGCCGCGCCTTCGCGCTGGAGGAGAGCTTCGGCTACGACGCCGCGCTCGAGGCCGGCTACCGCGCGCTGGCGCTGTGCGACGACGACGCATGGGGGCTCCACGCGGTGGCGCACGTCTACGAGATGACCGGCGCGCCGGAGGAGGGGCGGGCCCTCATCGCGGCGAACCGCCGGGCCTACGAGGGATGCAGCACCTTCCGCCATCACGTCGACTGGCACGCCGCGCTGTTCGAGCTGGAGCTCGGCAACACCGACGCGGCGATGGCGCTGTACGACGGCGCGGTGCGCTTCGACCGGACCGACGACTACCGCGACATCGCCAACGCGGTCTCGCTGCTCGCGCGGCTGGCGGCCGAGGGGGTCGACGTGGGCGAGCGGTGGGAGGAGCTCGCCGACATCGCCGAGCGGCGCGCCGACGATGCCTGCATCACCTTCGCGGACCTTCACTATCTGATGGCGCTCCTCGCAGGCGGCCGGGAGGAGGCGGCGGGCCGGATGCTCGCGCGCCTCGCCGGACCGAGCGACGGGACCGAACCCGGCGACATCGCCGCAGCGGCGGGCGGCCCGGCCTCCTCGGGGCTCGCGGCGTTCTACCGGGGGCGCTACCGCGCCGCGCTCGACAGCCTGCTCGCGGCGGGGGAGGTGATGCAGCGCGTCGGTGGCAGTCATGCGCAGCGCGACGTTTTCGCGCGGATCACCATCGACGCAGCGGTAAGGGCCGGGCGGCCTGATGTCGCACGCCGGCTGATCGCGGAGCGCGCGTCCATGCGGGGTCGCGACCGGTTCGCCCGCTCGCGCCTCTCCAAGTGCCTGCGGAGCGTCGCGTGA
- a CDS encoding YeeE/YedE family protein — translation MRNATRRDEPRPAGTPPQRQPLVVAVAAAAIAALTIAAARQRPEFGPALLIGAFAGFALVSSAYGFAGSWRRFIVERRGAGIRAQCLMLMLAALFALPIIHGGDLLGIHAGGWVFPFGVAVAVGAFLFGLGMQLGGGCASGTLFTVGGGSVRMVLVLVFFIAGGVIATAHWDFWSALPRLPAIGLATLFGVPGAILLTFAVCGVIAVATVRAEKARHGDLAPSLARWSPRLGALSLALVVAATLVILGRPWGITSGFTLWGAKLAHVAGVPIETWTYWRSGMDRVEAPLLADGTSVMNFGIIAGAMLASGLAGRFAPTFNLSLRDIATAVVGGLLMGYGARIATGCNIGALLSGVASGSLHGWGWFAFAFLGSIAGVRMRGLIGMDAPRPVPA, via the coding sequence ATGCGCAACGCCACACGGCGCGACGAGCCCCGGCCGGCGGGCACACCGCCGCAGCGCCAGCCGCTCGTCGTCGCCGTCGCGGCAGCCGCGATCGCGGCGCTGACCATCGCCGCCGCGCGGCAGCGGCCGGAGTTCGGACCCGCTCTGCTGATCGGCGCGTTCGCGGGGTTCGCTCTGGTCTCCTCGGCGTACGGGTTCGCCGGGTCCTGGCGGCGCTTCATCGTCGAGCGGCGCGGCGCCGGCATTCGCGCGCAATGCCTGATGCTGATGCTGGCCGCGCTCTTCGCGCTGCCGATCATCCACGGCGGCGATCTCCTCGGCATTCACGCCGGCGGCTGGGTCTTTCCCTTCGGCGTCGCGGTGGCGGTCGGGGCGTTCCTGTTCGGGCTCGGCATGCAGCTCGGCGGCGGATGCGCCTCGGGAACGCTCTTTACCGTGGGCGGCGGATCGGTCCGGATGGTCCTGGTGCTCGTCTTCTTCATCGCCGGCGGGGTGATCGCGACCGCCCATTGGGACTTCTGGTCCGCCCTCCCCCGGCTCCCGGCGATCGGCCTTGCGACACTCTTCGGCGTGCCGGGGGCGATCCTGCTGACATTCGCGGTGTGCGGCGTCATCGCGGTCGCCACCGTGCGGGCGGAGAAGGCGCGTCATGGCGACCTCGCCCCCTCCCTCGCGCGCTGGTCGCCCCGGCTGGGGGCGCTGTCGCTGGCGCTCGTGGTCGCCGCGACGCTGGTGATCCTGGGCCGGCCCTGGGGGATCACCTCGGGGTTCACGCTGTGGGGCGCGAAGCTGGCCCACGTGGCGGGCGTGCCGATCGAGACGTGGACCTACTGGCGCTCCGGCATGGACCGGGTCGAGGCGCCGCTGCTGGCGGACGGCACGTCGGTCATGAACTTCGGCATCATCGCCGGCGCCATGCTGGCGAGCGGTCTCGCCGGACGGTTCGCGCCGACCTTCAACCTCTCCCTCCGCGACATCGCGACCGCCGTCGTCGGCGGCCTGCTGATGGGGTACGGCGCTCGCATCGCCACCGGTTGCAACATCGGCGCGCTGCTGTCGGGCGTCGCCTCGGGGAGCCTCCACGGGTGGGGCTGGTTCGCGTTCGCCTTCCTCGGCTCCATCGCCGGGGTGAGGATGCGCGGGCTGATCGGGATGGACGCGCCGCGCCCCGTGCCGGCCTAG
- a CDS encoding FixH family protein produces MATKTPNVKGPREFTGLHMLIVMVTFFGVVITVNVIMAVYANTTFTGLTARNGYVASIDYAKDIENRARAAELGWTVDIVADHHRIGVDLTGRDGAPLVAVVTGTIEAMVRHQEPIPLEFSAVGTGRYRADSPVPAGEWVVRVTIERNGETLAWHAPLETYTP; encoded by the coding sequence ATGGCGACGAAGACACCCAACGTGAAGGGGCCGCGGGAGTTCACCGGGCTGCACATGCTGATCGTCATGGTGACGTTCTTCGGCGTGGTCATCACGGTGAACGTCATCATGGCGGTCTACGCCAACACCACCTTCACGGGCCTGACGGCGAGGAACGGCTACGTCGCCTCCATCGACTACGCCAAGGACATCGAGAACCGCGCCCGCGCCGCCGAACTCGGCTGGACCGTCGACATCGTCGCCGACCATCACCGCATCGGCGTCGACCTCACCGGCCGCGACGGTGCGCCGCTGGTCGCCGTCGTGACGGGCACGATCGAGGCGATGGTCCGCCATCAGGAGCCGATCCCGCTCGAGTTCAGCGCCGTCGGCACCGGCCGCTACCGGGCCGATTCGCCGGTCCCCGCCGGGGAGTGGGTGGTCCGCGTCACTATCGAGCGCAACGGCGAGACGCTCGCCTGGCACGCCCCGCTGGAGACGTACACGCCGTGA